A single window of Streptomyces xanthii DNA harbors:
- a CDS encoding VOC family protein: MPPSIGSIDQLGYVVKDVEAAMRHWTTNLGVGPFFYFPQAAVGRTFYLGEPTDARIAVGIAQAGDVQIELIQQLNPQAPSAYRDFLEERGEGLHHVGHFVTGEGDDTYDAFLARFAEADVEPYHHGDSGPGSRFAYLPTEEHGGTVVEVIETAQWGGFFDAIRAAAAGWDGSDPVREITVP; encoded by the coding sequence GTGCCCCCCTCGATCGGATCGATAGACCAGCTCGGCTACGTCGTGAAGGACGTCGAGGCCGCCATGCGGCACTGGACGACGAACCTCGGCGTCGGCCCCTTCTTCTACTTCCCGCAGGCCGCCGTCGGCCGGACCTTCTACCTGGGCGAGCCCACCGACGCCCGCATCGCCGTCGGCATCGCCCAGGCGGGCGACGTGCAGATCGAGCTCATCCAGCAGCTCAACCCGCAGGCCCCCAGCGCCTACCGCGACTTCCTCGAGGAGCGCGGCGAAGGCCTGCACCACGTCGGGCACTTCGTCACGGGCGAGGGCGACGACACCTACGACGCGTTCCTCGCCCGCTTCGCCGAGGCCGACGTCGAGCCCTACCACCACGGAGACTCGGGCCCCGGCAGCCGATTCGCCTATCTGCCCACCGAGGAGCACGGCGGCACCGTCGTCGAGGTCATCGAGACCGCCCAGTGGGGCGGCTTCTTCGACGCGATCCGGGCGGCCGCGGCCGGCTGGGACGGCAGCGACCCCGTCCGCGAGATCACCGTTCCCTGA
- a CDS encoding PadR family transcriptional regulator has protein sequence MARTELTATAWTALGFIAVRPRSGYEIKRACAETVDAFWGVSYAQLYPQLKRLQEEGLITGQESSGGRRQVIWQATEKGRRALDEWLVQPPAAPQLRDEALLKLLFVQSLSPAHALPLIRAKRREFEAWLARFTPEETEGSPGPADLLHSYALTMARAGLTWCDTAEQALTGAPGNP, from the coding sequence TTGGCGAGGACCGAACTGACGGCGACGGCCTGGACCGCCCTCGGCTTCATCGCCGTGCGCCCGCGTTCCGGCTACGAGATCAAGCGGGCCTGCGCGGAGACGGTGGACGCCTTCTGGGGGGTGAGCTACGCCCAGCTGTATCCGCAGCTCAAGCGCCTCCAGGAGGAAGGGCTCATCACGGGTCAGGAGTCCTCGGGCGGCCGTCGGCAGGTGATCTGGCAGGCCACCGAGAAGGGCCGGCGGGCCCTGGACGAGTGGCTGGTGCAGCCGCCCGCGGCGCCGCAACTGCGTGACGAGGCGCTGCTGAAGCTGCTTTTCGTGCAGTCGCTCAGTCCGGCGCACGCCCTGCCGCTGATCCGCGCCAAGCGCCGCGAGTTCGAGGCCTGGCTCGCCCGGTTCACCCCCGAGGAGACGGAGGGCTCGCCGGGTCCGGCCGATCTGCTCCACTCGTACGCGCTGACCATGGCCCGGGCGGGCCTGACCTGGTGCGACACGGCCGAGCAGGCACTGACCGGGGCGCCCGGGAACCCGTAG
- a CDS encoding 2,3-butanediol dehydrogenase → MRALRLHGPKDLRLEDIPEPELRPGTVKIKVDWCGICGSDLHLYQAGPAAFGLDHPHPLTGEQAPAVMGHEFAGHVTEIGEGVTGLAVGDAVCVEPEIYDDTCAYCRHGDYNLCQRCGFVGINGWGGGLSEYVVLPPRMVHRLPDGVGTDVGALVEPLAVAWHAVRRAALPPGAAALVVGAGPIGLGLLSALNATGARLVAVSELSAARKELAERLGAGAVLDPTRDDVLARVRELTDGLGVDAAFDASGLQVTLDTALGSLRKRGTLVNLAMWEQPAAITPGQFMMSETSYTSSIGYAGTDFPSVIAALARGTIDAAPFITSRIPLERVVEDGYESLLGAGRDAHVKILVHP, encoded by the coding sequence ATGCGCGCACTGCGCCTGCACGGACCGAAGGACCTCCGCCTGGAGGACATCCCCGAGCCCGAACTGCGGCCCGGCACCGTCAAGATCAAAGTCGACTGGTGCGGGATCTGCGGCTCCGACCTGCACCTCTACCAGGCGGGACCGGCCGCGTTCGGCCTCGACCACCCGCACCCGCTGACCGGCGAACAGGCCCCCGCCGTCATGGGGCACGAGTTCGCCGGCCACGTCACCGAGATCGGCGAGGGCGTCACCGGACTCGCCGTCGGCGACGCCGTGTGCGTCGAGCCGGAGATCTACGACGACACCTGCGCGTACTGCCGGCACGGCGACTACAACCTCTGTCAGCGGTGCGGATTCGTCGGCATCAACGGCTGGGGCGGCGGCCTGTCCGAGTACGTCGTGCTGCCGCCCCGCATGGTGCACCGGCTGCCCGACGGCGTCGGCACCGACGTCGGCGCCCTCGTCGAACCCCTCGCCGTCGCCTGGCACGCCGTGCGCCGTGCCGCCCTCCCGCCCGGCGCCGCCGCGCTGGTCGTGGGCGCGGGACCCATCGGTCTGGGTCTGCTGTCCGCGCTGAACGCGACCGGCGCCCGTCTCGTCGCGGTCAGCGAACTCAGCGCGGCGCGCAAGGAGTTGGCGGAGCGCCTGGGCGCCGGGGCCGTGCTCGACCCCACGCGGGACGACGTCCTCGCCCGCGTGCGGGAGCTGACGGACGGGCTCGGCGTGGACGCCGCCTTCGACGCGTCCGGCCTCCAGGTCACCCTCGACACCGCGCTCGGCTCCCTCCGCAAGCGCGGCACCCTGGTCAACCTGGCCATGTGGGAGCAGCCGGCGGCGATCACGCCGGGACAGTTCATGATGAGCGAGACCTCGTACACGTCGAGCATCGGCTACGCGGGCACGGACTTCCCGTCCGTCATCGCCGCGCTGGCCCGCGGCACGATCGACGCGGCCCCCTTCATCACCTCCCGCATCCCGCTGGAACGGGTGGTCGAGGACGGCTACGAGAGCCTGCTCGGCGCGGGCCGTGACGCCCACGTGAAGATCCTCGTGCACCCC
- a CDS encoding FAD-dependent oxidoreductase — protein sequence MDWDHEYDVVVVGSGGGGLTAAITAQLHGMSALVVEKTDRYGGSTALSGGGLWIPDNLYLQQAGEVDTFDNAMDYLDATVGDQVSRERKAAYLTRGPQMLRFLHERTDWVRFKYVPGYADYYPERKGGRPRGRTIEPETLDLRKLGPEREKLRTNELPTYGLTITQYDFRFLNMAARTWKGRRTAVKMAAAAAKNLLAGKKMAALGTALVGRLRLALAASGGGLWLDSPFRELVLEDGKVVGLRVERDGRTVTVRARRGVLFAAGGFSHSQELREKYLPRPTSADWTHSSPGQVGEVLTAGIEAGAALALMDKVWGAPSTPVPGGGLFFLVADRAIPGMVIVNGDGERFVNEAAPYHEFVDRMYASPSAPENSWIILDSVARKRYPFLGLVPGQKFPKAFEEEGILKTADSVRELAGKIGVPADRLEATLQRFNSLAQQGRDADFGRGDSTYDRYYGDPTLPNPNLHPLTQGPYYALPVKPGDLGTKGGLLTDEHARVLREDGSPIDGLYATGNCSAAVMGDTYPGPGSTIGPSMTFGYVAATHMKDAS from the coding sequence GTGGACTGGGATCACGAGTACGACGTAGTGGTGGTCGGTTCCGGTGGAGGCGGCCTGACCGCCGCGATCACCGCGCAGCTGCACGGCATGTCCGCCCTGGTGGTGGAGAAGACCGACCGGTACGGCGGCTCGACCGCACTGTCCGGCGGCGGTCTGTGGATACCCGACAACCTGTATCTCCAGCAGGCGGGTGAGGTCGACACGTTCGACAACGCCATGGACTACCTGGACGCCACCGTGGGCGACCAGGTCAGCCGGGAACGCAAGGCGGCCTATCTGACGCGCGGCCCGCAGATGCTGCGCTTCCTGCACGAGCGCACGGACTGGGTGCGGTTCAAGTACGTGCCCGGGTACGCGGACTACTATCCCGAGCGCAAGGGCGGCAGGCCGCGCGGCCGGACCATCGAGCCGGAGACGCTGGACCTGCGCAAGCTCGGCCCGGAGCGGGAGAAGCTGCGCACCAACGAGCTGCCCACGTACGGCCTGACCATCACACAGTACGACTTCCGGTTCCTGAACATGGCGGCCCGCACGTGGAAGGGCCGCAGGACGGCGGTGAAGATGGCGGCGGCCGCCGCCAAGAACCTCCTCGCCGGCAAGAAGATGGCGGCGCTCGGCACCGCGCTCGTCGGCCGGCTGCGGCTCGCGCTCGCCGCGTCCGGCGGCGGCCTGTGGCTCGACTCTCCGTTCCGTGAGCTGGTGCTGGAGGACGGCAAGGTCGTCGGTCTGCGCGTCGAGAGGGACGGCCGCACGGTGACCGTGCGGGCGCGGCGCGGTGTCCTGTTCGCCGCCGGCGGCTTCTCGCACAGTCAGGAGCTGCGCGAGAAGTACCTGCCGCGGCCCACGTCCGCGGACTGGACGCACTCGTCGCCCGGCCAGGTCGGCGAGGTGCTCACGGCGGGCATCGAGGCGGGCGCCGCGCTCGCCCTCATGGACAAGGTGTGGGGCGCTCCGTCCACGCCGGTCCCGGGCGGCGGGCTGTTCTTCCTGGTCGCCGACCGCGCGATCCCCGGCATGGTGATCGTGAACGGTGACGGCGAGCGGTTCGTCAACGAGGCCGCTCCGTATCACGAGTTCGTGGACCGCATGTACGCGAGCCCGAGCGCGCCCGAGAACTCGTGGATCATCCTCGACTCGGTCGCCCGCAAGCGCTACCCGTTCCTCGGTCTGGTCCCCGGGCAGAAGTTCCCGAAGGCGTTCGAGGAGGAGGGCATTCTCAAGACGGCCGACTCGGTGCGCGAGCTGGCCGGCAAGATCGGTGTCCCGGCCGACCGGCTTGAGGCGACGCTCCAGCGCTTCAACTCCCTCGCGCAGCAGGGCCGTGACGCCGACTTCGGCCGCGGCGACAGCACGTACGACCGCTACTACGGCGACCCGACGCTGCCGAACCCGAACCTGCACCCGCTCACCCAGGGCCCGTACTACGCCCTGCCGGTGAAGCCCGGCGACCTCGGCACCAAGGGCGGTCTGCTCACCGACGAGCACGCCCGCGTCCTGCGCGAGGACGGCTCACCGATCGACGGCCTGTACGCCACCGGCAACTGCTCGGCGGCCGTCATGGGCGACACCTACCCGGGCCCCGGCTCCACCATCGGCCCCTCCATGACCTTCGGCTACGTCGCCGCGACCCACATGAAGGACGCCTCATGA